A DNA window from Nitrospinaceae bacterium contains the following coding sequences:
- a CDS encoding FABP family protein, producing MTDDIVQKLGPLAPLAGIWEGDKGDDKAPADDRTKTETNKFRERMTFDPCGPVNNHEQKLYGLRYSITAWQLGADEPFHEELGYWLWDANAKQVLRCFIVPRGVAVIAGGTVEPDAKAFKLSADVGSETYGICSNKFLDKEFKTVRFEMQVTIHDDGSFSYEQDTQLLIKGQENLFHHTDKNTLRRAK from the coding sequence ATGACCGACGATATTGTCCAAAAATTAGGTCCGCTGGCGCCCCTGGCGGGAATCTGGGAAGGTGACAAAGGCGATGACAAGGCTCCCGCCGATGACAGGACGAAAACCGAAACAAACAAATTTCGCGAACGCATGACGTTCGATCCGTGTGGTCCGGTGAACAATCACGAGCAAAAACTTTACGGCCTCAGATATTCCATCACCGCCTGGCAGTTGGGAGCCGACGAACCATTTCATGAAGAACTGGGTTACTGGCTTTGGGATGCCAATGCAAAACAGGTGCTCCGATGTTTCATCGTTCCCCGTGGAGTGGCGGTCATCGCCGGTGGGACGGTCGAGCCGGATGCAAAGGCCTTCAAGCTTTCCGCCGATGTCGGTTCGGAAACCTATGGCATCTGTTCGAACAAATTTTTAGACAAAGAATTCAAGACCGTGCGATTCGAAATGCAGGTCACGATTCACGATGACGGCAGTTTCAGTTACGAGCAAGACACGCAACTCCTGATCAAGGGGCAGGAAAACCTGTTTCACCACACCGACAAAAACACATTGAGACGAGCGAAATGA